The following is a genomic window from Pseudopipra pipra isolate bDixPip1 chromosome 2, bDixPip1.hap1, whole genome shotgun sequence.
GGAATTGCTGTGGGCAATTTCACAAGGAGTTTATACTAATCTaagtgtgtgctgctgctgcaaaaaggATGCCCCATCTTCCGATTTCTCATTGTTTTGCCAAAATATGCCCTTCGTGAACATGCTGTGAGACCAACCAGAGACACAATGCAAAAGAATAATTAACCCagggaccaaaaaaaaaaacaaccaaaagacaaaaaaaaaaaaaaaggaaaacaactcCATCCTGTAACATCCCAAATTTCAGCTAGATGGGTTCTTCAGGCTGAAGTGTCATTGCACAGGAGGGCATGAGACTGTAGCAGCTGTGGATTTCTAGGGAATTAAGCTCTTTTTGGTGACAATGCACGATGACATGAGCATTCAGCCCATTGAGCCCCACACTCAGAAAGCTAAAGCCAAATTTGAAATTGAGCCTGGCAGCTCACGAAGAAGGCAGAGAAAAGAATGAGATGTACGTACCcccttcctgcttttcttgCACGCAGTCTCCAGAATCCCGTTGGCTTCGACAGAGTTTAGCACCTCTTTcacttttctcttctttttcaaggTTGCTGCATTCTGACTGGAGACTTTCATCCCTTCCAAGCCAACGAGCTTTGTCTTTGTCTTCAATGTGACCTTCCCGGAGGGCACAGATTCAGACCCTGCATTTCTTGGCAGGGTCCCCAGCAATCCCTCCTTGTTGGGTTTCCTGTCACTTTGCTGCAGGAGGGGATCCCCATTCACCAGGACAGCCCCTgccttctgtttcttcttcacAGCCTTAGGAGTTAAGGGTGTGACAGATGGGCTGACACCCTCTGCTGCACTGGCATTAGCTGGTCCATTCTGACACGCTGGTTTCGCAGGAACGTTCTGTACTTTTGGattcattttcttcagctgaCTCTTTTTACTCTGTTCTCCATCGGTCGGACTGTTCTGTGCAGAGATACTGTGATTTTCTCTGGTGTCAGTTGCTACATTTGTGGTCTCATTGGCCTCATTTAgtagcaatttctttttcttcctctccttgaTATtttctggcaccttttcctggcTAGAAACATTAGATCCAGATGTTTCAGCTATTCCCTTCTCACAATTTCCATCAGCTGTTCCAGGATCAGCATTTGGGCTgtccctcttcttcctttttttcctcttcttctggGGAACTGATGGCATCTTCACACTTGACAGCTCTTCTTTATCCTCTAAATCCATCACAAAAAGAATACCATATAACACAGATGTGAAACACAAAGGTACTTACAACAAGTTAATTCTATCCtgtttttgctctttttcttttcttttgaaacaggTGTACCATTTTCCTGCTATCAATCCACATAACAGTTTTACTGTTAGGCCTGGTCAGGACACTGCAGTCCACTGACATCTGTCCTAATTAATATTCTGCCAATCATTCCCTGTGGCAACCCTATTTTTTATAGCAGTATTTCTAGAAAGAGTTGTTGTTACCCACCTGTCCAGCCCATCAGAAGGGCAACTCAGGGGTTCAATAGTTTGGTTGGATATTTTTGGGCATGGCTGGGCATGTGTCACATCAGTACAAGCCATGATGCTACAGATACTTGCACCTTGTTCTCACTAACCCTCTTCACCTTTCAAGAAACACCCCCAAATTCTTATATTCTAAGTCATCCTGTTTTAAGACTGAcatgtttctgttttcctgcattAAATGCAACTGCTCAAAGGAGCAATGCAAACAACTGCTTCCAGTTCTGCTTTTGATAGAAATTTCTGAGGTAATGCTTGCCTCAAAATTGGCCAGAGAATTCCCACCACTTTCAAAGAGAACTTATTTTCACATTTAACCTTCATCGCAACAGGATACAAATCAGCACATTCTGAACAAGTGTTGCCTTCTTCAGAACAGCTTGTATCTGACACTTGGCCAAACTGCTCAAGACACTGCAGATTGTCTCTCTTCCAAATGTTGATCTTGCCTTACCTTTTACTTTTTCCAACTCGCTTTTTTTCCAAGGCTTGACAGCTTTTTTCTTTCGCCTTCGCCTGCTGAATTCATCATCATCGTCTTCATCTGTAGAAACATCTTCAGGAATATCTTGGGGGAAGATTCCTGTTGAGGAAGGATAAGGTATCAGAAAACTAATAGTTTTATTTCTATGAACAGTTATGCTGTTCATACACAGCAGAACtcccacagaaagaaaaaacaactccTTTTTCACCACTGAACCTGAAGGAAAATCACTCGACAGATTCCTATTTGTTTAAGTAAAAATAATCATCCTTCAATTAAGGAAAAAGTATGGGGTTGCTCAAATTGTGAGGGGGATTTGACCATCTCACCAAAAACATGTAATGTATCttaaagagatttaaaaaaccccacaacccccTACAATAATATTCttgaaatacatattaaaaaaaaagaaaaaaaatatttccaatacACATGGTATGGGAACATTATATATCCTTTAATGGAAAGAAACTACTGTCTCTGTCTGGTGTTTAATTACTGTATCTGTCCTTACCTTCTGCTAAGTCCTGGAACCtgaaggtggggagggagggagaaaagaaaaaacaaatcagtATTACTGGTTTAATAATAACAGTAGCAGAACAGTATCACTGTACTTACTATGATTTTGTCAAAACAGGAACAACATATTCTGCACAGGAAGAGCCCATTCAGAAGAGACCTGCCTCAGAAATCCCCAAACTCAAACCAAACCACTGAAAGCACTGAGAAAACAGCAATTTAACACTTCTATATCTGTGCCTTGCATCACACACAACCTGATGTCACATCCTTGCAGCACAAACCCACCCTGTGCAGACAAAAACCTcagctggctgcagctgcaCCAGTGAGGAACAGCAGCAAAGGCTTCAGGCAGCTCATGCACATCATCCAGGACTGTGACCTGCTCTCGTGACATTGTCACTGGGACAACTGAGGGTGGACAGAAAGCAAAGTGACAGTTGTTTAGGACAGGGTGGCACATTCAAGGTGTATTTCCACGGAACTCACTTTTTGACCAGCTTGTACAGACGCTTTCTGTTCCGGGAAGGTGTGTTTTTCTTGCTCGCCGATTCAAAGAGTTTGTCAGCAACAGCCTTGTAATCAAACTGTCAGAAGGGAAGTACAAGTTTATTTGTGCAAGATAACCCAATGCAACTCATGTTACCAACACCTCAAGTATTGAGTTCAGCCACTTCTTttaaacccaaaatatttttctctgttgaagTTTACGCCCCCTTCACACATATATACTGACTTTTCCAGATGGTTGCTTCATTAACAGAACAGCTGAACTCAGTATCACTGTCTCAGATATTCTTCACCTTATTTCTTGCTCAACCTACTTCAAAACTCCCATAAATATTTAGCTAAATGTCAGATTTAAAGTGTGTCATGTCCTAATTCTTGCTTGAAAGCCACAGAAGCACGAAGTGTATCTACCTGTATGTGTGTTTGATGGGTGGATCTGTCAAAAACACTACACTGCACTGGGTCTAGAAAACCCAAATTGTAGCATATTACTCTCACTCCTATGTGTCCCATCATCCATTACTTTTCCCCTTATTGTCAATGAAACTTAGAGCTGATTGCTTCACCACCCACAGTGACTTGGCATTTAACTCTTGAAacagggagaggcagaaaacagaaggcatgggagagaggaaagaagaattTAGAATTTAGACTTGGATTTATTTTACTACAACTCACAGAGTACACATTACATTAACATCACCTTACATTAAATCAGAAGGGAATTAaaattttgtaatatttatCCATTAATGCCCtttatttttgtaccttttgaaagggatgggaaaaaagaagagagaggagTATCAATAACAGAGCAAAGAAGCCACAAACCTGAAGAACAGTCCCAATCCCGTTATGAGCCTTTTTATCAATATGCTCTGTTTTTTCAGAGCTCTGCACTGACTTTCTTGAAAAACATCTGTCTGCAATTATAGAAAAAAGATTGAGTATTAATGCTTAGTTTGTTTGAGATAGTAAATCCAAAAGTGCAAGCTTTGTTAAGCACATTTGGAGGGAAGACAGGAAAACACAATTATCCTTACAACCCCCTGAACAGagcagaaatgtatttttcagaagCAGATTTTTCAATCCTGTCAAGTCTTACCAGGGCAACTTAGAACCTCCTCCTCACCTTTGGTTTTAGGcacctcctccttttcctgtttgtCTTCTTCAGAAACATCCTCCTCGTCACTGTTGCTGCCCAGTTCTTTCATCAGGTCCTCGATGGCAAAGGGGGACTGATCCACAATCAGCTCAAAGATTCCGGTGGCTACAGCGTGCAGCAAACACCGACTGTGTGAGGagagagcagggacagagctgaAAGGCAGGAGTGTAAACACCCTCCCCTCTCACATTAAAAGAGTGGAAATTTGAgggacacagagaaagaagtGGAAGAACATTTAGCTCTTCAGATGAGGGAACTGAACATGTTACTCCTTAAACAGAAGTCCTTCAGTCCAAACAGGATGCTAATGTCCCTCTCTTAATTTTCACTGCTTATATGTTGCTCTATAATACATTGCAACAACAAAGAAGACAACCAGCTCAGCTGCTCTAtgcatgttaaaaaaataaaataactagaTATATTAACCAACAGAGGTTGGTTATAGTCGTTATAAATCCATGATTACCTACACCTTTGATAAACACAAGTTATCTTCAAATGACTGTGCACATGGCTGCTAAAATAACCTTCTTTCTCTACATTCTGAGGTTAAGACTCTTCTTCAATCCATTTATTACCATGTGGAGTGGTAAATTCAGATTTTCtaaattcttaaaaaatatttgtcttttcatTAAACTTACTCCTTTGATTTGGCAGCAAGTCTGCAGAAAGGTTCAATGAACTTGAGATTCTGGTCTGCTGTGAGCTGCatgatgagaaagaaaaaagtagtgAGTACAATAAATGTTGTATGTGTACACCCAAATTCCCTGAATATTTGGTGTTTGGGGGATCTTCTTTAACAAAGTCTTTCAGTATACTAAGTCCAACTGACAGGAGTATTTAGGGACTTTTTGTTACCACTGCTACTATTAACTCCCAGATATTCCCTGGAAGTATTATAAAAACAGTGACTGTCCTGCAGATTTTATTCTGCTGAGTACAAAAATATAACAAAGCTTCTTATTTTAATTATGGAAACATAAAGCAGAGAAAGCTTGAATAATTTCATGCACTTTCACAAAGAAGGTCTGTAGCACACAAGAATAAGATCTGGATGTCTCTTAACTGGACTCCTTGGACCAAAACCCTGTCAGCTACAGTAGTGCTAAAGATAAATATCCTTCCCTGAATTCAATTTATGAGCATCATCTGTGGTTTCAAATAGTCGAGGGGACTCAATCCTGAGGCTTAGCTACAGTTTTGTGTCTGTGGAGCTGCAGAAATGATTTGGGCTCCAAGTACAGGCACTTCCCTGTTGCAGAGATCTTTTCTCTCACGCTCCACAATCCAGAAGCACAAAAGCTGCAGGCAGGATTGCTTGCAATACTGCAAGGAATACAAATGGAAAATTGCTAACAGCTTTGCCCATTGCTAGGAGAAGTATTCAGAGGCCAGAGACAAGGGAAGGTAACTGAGCAGGAGTCTGGGATGAGTGtggggctgcaggcagagtgcagggacaggagaaATGCTCTTTGGAAGACGtttggcagcaacagctgcagTAACAGGCTTCCAGTTGCTGCAAAACTGGAACATCAGCCAAAATTAAGGGCAACTGCAACAGCAACATACAGCAGAACAAGACAGATTGTCACCAGCAAACCCAACAACTGGATGTGGAGGGTAAACTGCACAATGCACAGGCAACAGTAAGGAAATATCAGACAGCTTTGAAAGCTCACTTTCTTCCTCTATTTAGGTGTTACACAATGAGCCAAGAGCAGGCTTGATGTCGGGTTTTGCAAAAGCAAAGACTGGAAAACATGTTCACACAAGGGAGAAGACACTAAGTCCCTtctgttgaaaaaaaacaaatgaaactgGTCTAACTTTTCTATTGCTATTTCCAACCTCAATTTGGAGCAGCATTGCAGTACTCAGGAACTTGAGAGAAACTACCATATTCTCACTGTCAAAGACATGAATAAAAGTAAAAGCATAACTTGTAGTAAGTCACTTTCTTCATGCTTACTCAATGTGTCTAGGTTACAattaaaactgttaaaaaatacatgatgcaaaaatgacatttcttcTAAAATGTTGCATGCTATGGTTAACATTAACCAGGAAGAAAATGACAACATATTTTCTAACCTCCTTTGCACCAGCTTTAGCCAATTCATCCAGATAGATATCAATGAAATGTAACTTTATCCCAGTGGGAGAATTGCTGTCTGGGTCCATAACTTCTTTCATTAGTAGCTGCAGCAATGGTTCAActagactaaaaaaaaaaaaaaaaaaaatgaaaagagaaaaaaaaagaagatattcaTATTCAATTGCTCATGCTTTATTTGCCTTGAAAACAAACTCTAGTCATTCACAGCTTTACCAGCTCTTTACAGTTCTGGACAGATATCCAACATTCATGAGAAATAAATCCAGAGGTCAATTTTCACATCTTAAAACAAACTTTGAAAAAGATCAGAACTCCTTACGATTGAGATGATTTTGCAGCATCAGACAATCCACTCAACTCAGTTTGCTACAATGAAAATCACTGTTTTAGAATTCACACCTTAATTTTGGCTGAAGGTTATTATGCCATGTTATTGATGGATAGGAGGAGGAATTCTGCCATTTGAGCAGCTGTCACATACATCCATCCTTGATGGGCAGCACCTTGTACCCTTCCATTTGAAGATGGAACTGTGCCACTGCTAAAGCTGGGTCTGGCATTATTGTGAATAATTAAAATTGCCCTTGTTAATGATGAATAAGAGAAAGCTGTAGGTGGGAAGTTGAGGTGAACATAGATAAGGGAAGAGAACGTGAAAGAACATAACTTGTTCAGATAGAAGTTGCCAGTGGTGGTAAATAGAGGGAAGTgaataaaagaaagaaggaaataacaATAAAGAGAATTCATTCACTTGGGTCTGTGAGGGGAAGGATGCTACAGTCAGTGCAGTAAAATTCAAAGTAACATGCCTccactttccttttttctagAATCTACCTATAGAGGCACAAATGAGACCCAGTTTCTAGATACAGGTCTTCTACATAGCCAGAGATGCCAGTAATTTTCCTTTACAGTTAGACATGATGATAGTTAGACATGATTGTCTCCATGAGACAATCTCCATTTTGGTCAACACCCAAGGACTAAATTTAATACTGAACCTTCTCAAACTCATTTAAACTGTGCAGACTTTGCTTTTGTTAAATCATGTCATTCACTGTCCCTTGGAGCAAAACAGTTACACTGAAGAACAGAGTGAGAGCTAAACTAGGCATAAAAAAAGTCACCATTCCAATAGTTCAAGCCAGAACTGACTGAGATGTGTACGAGTAGCTCTGTGGCTCAGTTATTCACTTCTGGGGTACCAACAAATACTGCTGGAGTGACATTGCTCAGAGACATGCTCTCAttgctgcagctgagcagcaATTGGGactttttcccatttctttttttttttttcttttctttttcccaaggCCTATCATTGCTATCTTTCAGGAAAGTGAAGCTATTTATATCCCAAGATTTCTCCCGTGGCGTTCTTTGGCACTTCCTACAATTTTGCCCAGAACAAACGTTTCCAGTCCCAAAGAGAATTCAAAGCATCCAAATCCACAAAGATTATTTCAGTTCAATACAGCttctttcaaaagcattttaaaagaaaagaggaatgaAAGACATGCCAGGCAGCTTCTAGGCTCCATTT
Proteins encoded in this region:
- the RRP1B gene encoding ribosomal RNA processing protein 1 homolog B, which codes for MAPAAVQPPEVQFAQRLAANEKRIRDRALKKLRGYIGVRTQRPDGGFSQEELLKIWKGLFYCMWMQDKPLLQEELAANISQLMHVFQNTEARHLFLQTFWQTMSREWTGIDSLRLDKYYMLMRLILRQSFEVLKRNEWDESLVEPLLQLLMKEVMDPDSNSPTGIKLHFIDIYLDELAKAGAKELTADQNLKFIEPFCRLAAKSKDRCLLHAVATGIFELIVDQSPFAIEDLMKELGSNSDEEDVSEEDKQEKEEVPKTKDRCFSRKSVQSSEKTEHIDKKAHNGIGTVLQFDYKAVADKLFESASKKNTPSRNRKRLYKLVKKFQDLAEGIFPQDIPEDVSTDEDDDDEFSRRRRKKKAVKPWKKSELEKVKEDKEELSSVKMPSVPQKKRKKRKKRDSPNADPGTADGNCEKGIAETSGSNVSSQEKVPENIKERKKKKLLLNEANETTNVATDTRENHSISAQNSPTDGEQSKKSQLKKMNPKVQNVPAKPACQNGPANASAAEGVSPSVTPLTPKAVKKKQKAGAVLVNGDPLLQQSDRKPNKEGLLGTLPRNAGSESVPSGKVTLKTKTKLVGLEGMKVSSQNAATLKKKRKVKEVLNSVEANGILETACKKSRKGESSDVLSPLKKKKAKPGSDFVKFEKTTLAKGVFFRKARSAISSTRTSLQLNKLQSPSCKKVTFGLNKNMTAEFKKTDKSILVSPEGPSRVAFNPEQKPRHGVLKSPTVTPAREPQMKKPFTMSAKKRPTAVDFF